The following DNA comes from Rhizobium lusitanum.
CTTTTTGCCTGCGACCTCGCTTTTGCCGCCGATGAAGCCAAATTCGGGCTGAGCGAGATCAACTGGGGCATCCTGCCCGGCGGCGGCGCCGCCAAGGTGGCCACGGAGCTGACATCCTTTCGCAATGCCATGTACCATGCGCTGACAGGCGAGAACATTGACGGCAGGAAGGCGGCCGAATGGGGCTTCGTCAACGAGTCCCTGCCGCTTGCGCAGTTGAAGGTGCGCGTGACCGACGTCGCCAACATTCTGCTGCAAAAGAACCCCGTCGCCCTCAAGGCCACCAAGGACGCCATTCGCCGCGTACGCGAGATGCCTTACGACAATGCCGAGGATTACCTGGTGCGCGCCCAGGAGGCTGCCAATAGCTACGACAACGAGGGGCGCAAGGAAGGCATCAAACAATTCATCGACGACAAGACCTACAAGCCTGGTCTTGGTGCCTACGACAAGTCCAAGCATCAGGCCTGAGGAGCGCCCTACCATGACGGTCGAGATCATTAGCCGGCTTCCATCAACTCTCCCGGGTGGTTCGATGGAACGGTTGCTGCGCCCGAGATCGGTGGCGATCGTCGGCGCCTCCGACAAGCCCGGCGCACTTGGCGCCTCAGTGTTGTCCAATCTCGACCGCAGCGGCTATGCCGGCGTCATTCATCTTATAAACCCCAAACGAACCGAAATCGGCGACCGGCCCTGCCTCGCCTCGATCGACGATCTGCCGGACGGGGTGGATGCGGCGGTTCTTGCAGTTCCGCGCGCAGCCGTGCTTGCCTCCATCGAGGCACTTGCCCGCCGCAGCGTTGGCGCGGCCGTCATCTTCTCAGCGGGCTTTGCAGAGGGCGGCGAAGAAGGATTGGCCGATCAGCGCGAGATTGCCCGCATCGCGGCAGAGGTCGGCATGGTGATCGAGGGGCCGAATTGCCTTGGGATGGTCAACCATATCGACCGCATCCCGCTGACCTTCATCGAAACTGTTGCAGAGGAACTCGGCGACCGGCCGGGCATTGCGATCGTGTCGCAGAGCGGCGCCATGGCGGCTGTTCTCGGCGTGACCTACGCCAGCCGCGATCTGGGGCTCTCCTATTCCATTTCCACCGGCAACGAAGCCGCAAGCGGTGTCGAGGACTATGTGGAATTTCTGGTGGAGGACACCTCCACGCGGGTCATCGCCATGATCGTCGAACAGTTCCGCAAGCCCGCCCGCTTCCTTGCCGCGGCGCGTAAAGCAAGCGCAAAAGGAAAGCGGATCGTCCTTCTTCATCCCGGCCGGAGCAGTGCGGCCCGTGAATCTGCCGCGACCCACACAGGCGCCATGGCCGGCGACTATCAGGTCATGCGCGCCAAAGTCGCGCGCGCCGGCGTCATTTTGGCTGAAACGCTTGAGGAGCTTGGCGACATCGCCGAGATCGCCCTGCGCTGCCCGATACTTCCCGCCGGAGGCCCCGCCGTGCTTGGCGAATCCGGCGCGTTCAAGGCGTTGACGCTCGATCTGTGCGAGGAACTCGGGCTCGATCTTCCCATCATCAGCGACGATACCGCGCCAGCGCTGCGCGCCGTCCTGCCGCCGTTCGTCGGCGTCAGCAATCCGCTGGATATGACGGCACAGGGCCTTGTCGAGCCGGACCTTTATGACAGGACGCTCACCGCGCTTTTCGGCGATGACCGTTTTGCCAGTATTGTCGCCTGCATCATCCAGACGGACCCGGTGACGTCAGCCATCAAGCTGCCGCCGATCCTGAAAGCCGTGCGCGAGCACAAGCCGGCAAAACCGCTGATCTTCGCCGGCCTCGACGAGGGTGCCCCCATCCCGGCGGACTATATCGCGCAGTTGCGCGCGCTCGGCATCGTCTATTTCCCCTCGACCGAACGCGCCTTCCGGGCGCTGAAGCGCATCGACGAATTTGCGGCGCGCGACGTTACCGCGTCCACCGCGCCGCCGGTCGCGATTGCCCGTCTCCCCTCGCAAGGAGGTGTCGCCCCCGAATATCGCGCCAAGCAGATCCTGGCGCCGCTGGGGATTCCCTTTCCTGAAGGACGCCTGGTAACAACCCTCGAGCAGGCCCTCGCGGCGGCGGCCGCCATCGGCTATCCGGTCGTGCTGAAGGCTCAATCGCCCGATCTCAGCCACAAGAGCGATGCGGGTGGCGTCATCATCGGATTGGCGGACGCAGCCAGCCTCAAGGAGGGCTGGGCAAAGCTGCACGCCGATATCGCGCGCCATCGCCCAGACCTGATCCTGGACGGCGTGCTGATCGAAGCCATGGGTAAACGCGGCATCGAGCTGATCATCGGCGCGCGCAACGATCCGGACTGGGGGCCTGTCATCCTGGCCGGTTTCGGCGGCGTTACGGCAGAGATCCTGAGGGATGTCCGCATTCTGACCCCAGATCTGCCCGATGACGCCATCATCCGCGAGCTATATCGGCTGAAGAATGCGCCTTTGCTGCGCGGTTTCCGTGGCTCGCCGCCGCTCGACGTCAGTGCCGCCGCCCGGATCATCGCCACGCTCGGCCGGTTGCTGCTCGCCGAGCCGACGATCCGGGAAATAGACCTCAATCCCGTCGTGATCTATCCCGACGGCGAAGGTGCGGTGGCGCTGGACGCCCTGATGCTGACCGCATCCCTGCCCGCCAGTACCTGAGCCGTCGAAAGATCCTTAAGGCCAGTCGGAATAGCCCGACGAGAGCATATCACTCCGGGCGACTTCCGTCTTCCTGGCGAAATCGCGATAGGTCGCGGGTGAAAATCCGGTCCTTTTCTTGAAGAAGTGACTGAAATAGGTGGGGTCGCGAAAACCGAGACTGTCGGATATCTCCTGAACCGTGCGAGCCGAGCGCTCCAGCCGCAGCTTCGCCTCCTGGACGACGCGCTCATGCAGGAGCTGGACGGGCGGGCGGCCAAGCGCGCCACAGCAGATCGAATGCAGGCGATCGGTGGTAACGCCAAGCTCCCGCGCATAATCGCTGATCGGCCGGTGCTGCCGGAACCAGATCTCCACCAACTGCCGGTATCGCTGCAGGATCGAGGCGCCACCGCCACGGCCGCGCTGCTCGGCCGCCTCGCTGCCGCCGGTGCGCCACAGCGTCATGAGGATCAGCCGCAAATAGGCGGAGATGACCATCCACGAAGCGCGCGAGGGGTCGCCAAGCTCCCGCACGAAGCCCGCCACCAGCGGCTGCGTCTCTTCGACGGCATGCAGCCTTGGCTCGTCCGTCAGCCAGAGCCGCTCGCTGAAAGTCCTCAGCGCATAGGATTCTGCCTGGTCACCGATCGCGTCCACCATGATCTGTGGCGACGCGCCGATCAGGAAGCCTGCGGCACCAGCCGCCATGCGCAGCTCGCACCGCGCCTGCGGCGGCAGATAGGCGAGCGCCGGCCCTTGCAACGATCGTTGCTCCTCGGGCTCGAACAGTAACGTGGCCGTTCCCGCCTGCAGCAGAAACAGATGGTGGAAATCGGCATAGATCCCTTTCTGGAAACGGAGCGTCCGCTGCGACAGTGATGGCTCCCGCCACTCGCCATGCGCATGATGATGGATGCCGCCTTCGGAAACCATAGGCCCCTCCTCCTGCCGGCATCGCGATTCCGTATCCGGGAATGCCAGATAATTGCAATATTAACCCAGAAAAACACATTCCTTCCATTTTGCAATGGCGTAGTCTCATCTCATGAGCCTCTGGGAGGAGGACTCCACACAATAGATACCAATTGCGAAGCCGTATCCCGGCCGCGCCCGATCGTGTGCGCTTTCTCCCATTAACGCAGGGTGCAGGGACGACCTGCGGGAAACTGGACGATCGCGATGTTTGTGGCAAAGCTTCTGATCAATGACGAGATGGCGGATGCGTCAGATGCATCCACCTTCGAATGCCTTGATCCGGCGACCGGCGATGTCGCGACCATCGCGCCGGCGGCCTCGACATTTGACGCAGCACGGGCGGCCAATGCCGCCGCCTCCGCCTTTCCCGCCTGGTCGGAACTAGGTCCTGGTGAACGCCGCGCACTGCTCAACCGGGCGGCAGACATTCTCCTTGCACGATCAGCTGATTTCGTGGCGGCGATGGTCGGAGAGACCGGGGCGACCGCCCTTTGGGCCAGGATCAATTGCGATCTCGCCACCGATATCCTGCGCGAGGCGGCAGCGCTGACGACCCAGGTGACGGGCGAGATCATCCCTTCGGGCATTCCGGGCAACATTGCCATGGCCATGCGCCAGCCTGCGGGCGTCTGTGTCGGCATCGCGCCTTGGAATGCGCCGATCATCCTTGGCGTGCGGGCAATCGCCATGCCGCTTGCCTGCGGCAATACGGTCGTACTCAAGGCCTCCGAACTCTGCCCGAAGACCCATTGCCTGATCGGAGAGGTCATGCGCGAGGCAGGTCTCCCCGCGGGCGTCGTCAATGTCGTCACCAACGCTCCGAAGGATGCCGCTGCCGTCGTGGAGGCGCTGATCGCCCATCCCGCTGTGCGCCGGATCAACTTCACCGGCTCGACGCGCGTCGGTCGGATCATTGCCGAGACAGCGGCGAGGCATCTGAAACGCTGCTTGCTCGAACTCGGCGGAAAGGCACCCTTTATCGTGCTCGCGGATGCCGATATCGACGAGGCTGTCCGTGCCGCCGCCTTTGGTGCCTTCATGAACCAGGGCCAGATCTGCATGTCCACCGAGCGCATCATCCTGCTCGACGCGATCGCCGATGAATTCGTCGAGAAATTCAAGGCGAAGGCCTCGACCCTCGTGGCCGGAAATCCACGCGAGGGAAACACGCCGCTCGGAACGATGATCAGTGCCGAGGCGGTGCGACGCATCAAGGCGCTCGTCGACGACGCCTTGCAAAAGGGAGCGGTCGTCGTCTGTGGCGGGCATGCGAACGGCATGCTGGTGGATGCGACCGTGGTCGATCATGTGACGCCCGCCATGCGCCTCTACCGGGAGGAAAGCTTTGGGCCGCTGGCGGCGATCATTCGCGTCGAAAGCGTCGACGAGGCCGTCACCATTGCCAACGACAATGAATACGGACTGTCCTCGGCAGTGTTCGGCCGCGATATCAACCAGGCGCTGGCCGTCGCCAGGCGCATCGAGGCCGGTATCTGCCATATCAACGAAGCCACCGTTTCCGACGAACCGCAAATGCCCTTCGGCGGGGCCAAGTCGAGCGGCTACGGCCGCTTTGGCGGCAAGACCGCGATCGATGAATTCACTGAATTGCGCTGGATCACGCTGGCATCCGGCACGCGCCACTATCCGATCTGAGCCGCATTGCGGCGTTCGACCGGCAGGACTGAAGAAACATCGGGGCGAGAGGGCTCCATAAAGGGAGGAACGATTGCATGACCAACAATCTCATCGGAACGAGGATCAACGCTGCATCGCTGACGCGCCGTTCGTTCATGGCGGCGACGGCGGCCGGCAGCGCGGCGCTGGCGCTTGCCGGGCGGACAGCATTTGCCGCCGACGGCGACACGCTCAAGGTCGGCTTCATCAGCCCGCGCACCGGGCCGCTCGGCGGCTTCGGCGAGACGGATGGATATGTGCTGGAACTGGCGCGCAAGGCGCTGGAGGCCGGACTACAGGCAGGCGGCAAGACCTGGAAGGTGGAGATCCTCGATCGCGACACGCAGTCCGATCCCTCCCGTGCCGGCCAATTGGCAAAGGACCTGATCAACAACCAGGGCATCGACCTGATGCTGGTCGTTTCCACCCCGGAAACCATCAACCCCGTG
Coding sequences within:
- a CDS encoding p-hydroxycinnamoyl CoA hydratase/lyase, whose protein sequence is MTTENSEKDTVAFVVEAGIAWVSFNRPEKRNAMSPALNRRMMEVLDELEFRADVGVLVLSGEGTAWSAGMDLKEYFRETEAHGLQGTRKAQRESYGWWRRLRWYQKPTIAMVNGWCFGGGYGPLFACDLAFAADEAKFGLSEINWGILPGGGAAKVATELTSFRNAMYHALTGENIDGRKAAEWGFVNESLPLAQLKVRVTDVANILLQKNPVALKATKDAIRRVREMPYDNAEDYLVRAQEAANSYDNEGRKEGIKQFIDDKTYKPGLGAYDKSKHQA
- a CDS encoding acetate--CoA ligase family protein — encoded protein: MTVEIISRLPSTLPGGSMERLLRPRSVAIVGASDKPGALGASVLSNLDRSGYAGVIHLINPKRTEIGDRPCLASIDDLPDGVDAAVLAVPRAAVLASIEALARRSVGAAVIFSAGFAEGGEEGLADQREIARIAAEVGMVIEGPNCLGMVNHIDRIPLTFIETVAEELGDRPGIAIVSQSGAMAAVLGVTYASRDLGLSYSISTGNEAASGVEDYVEFLVEDTSTRVIAMIVEQFRKPARFLAAARKASAKGKRIVLLHPGRSSAARESAATHTGAMAGDYQVMRAKVARAGVILAETLEELGDIAEIALRCPILPAGGPAVLGESGAFKALTLDLCEELGLDLPIISDDTAPALRAVLPPFVGVSNPLDMTAQGLVEPDLYDRTLTALFGDDRFASIVACIIQTDPVTSAIKLPPILKAVREHKPAKPLIFAGLDEGAPIPADYIAQLRALGIVYFPSTERAFRALKRIDEFAARDVTASTAPPVAIARLPSQGGVAPEYRAKQILAPLGIPFPEGRLVTTLEQALAAAAAIGYPVVLKAQSPDLSHKSDAGGVIIGLADAASLKEGWAKLHADIARHRPDLILDGVLIEAMGKRGIELIIGARNDPDWGPVILAGFGGVTAEILRDVRILTPDLPDDAIIRELYRLKNAPLLRGFRGSPPLDVSAAARIIATLGRLLLAEPTIREIDLNPVVIYPDGEGAVALDALMLTASLPAST
- a CDS encoding aldehyde dehydrogenase yields the protein MFVAKLLINDEMADASDASTFECLDPATGDVATIAPAASTFDAARAANAAASAFPAWSELGPGERRALLNRAADILLARSADFVAAMVGETGATALWARINCDLATDILREAAALTTQVTGEIIPSGIPGNIAMAMRQPAGVCVGIAPWNAPIILGVRAIAMPLACGNTVVLKASELCPKTHCLIGEVMREAGLPAGVVNVVTNAPKDAAAVVEALIAHPAVRRINFTGSTRVGRIIAETAARHLKRCLLELGGKAPFIVLADADIDEAVRAAAFGAFMNQGQICMSTERIILLDAIADEFVEKFKAKASTLVAGNPREGNTPLGTMISAEAVRRIKALVDDALQKGAVVVCGGHANGMLVDATVVDHVTPAMRLYREESFGPLAAIIRVESVDEAVTIANDNEYGLSSAVFGRDINQALAVARRIEAGICHINEATVSDEPQMPFGGAKSSGYGRFGGKTAIDEFTELRWITLASGTRHYPI
- a CDS encoding helix-turn-helix transcriptional regulator; translated protein: MVSEGGIHHHAHGEWREPSLSQRTLRFQKGIYADFHHLFLLQAGTATLLFEPEEQRSLQGPALAYLPPQARCELRMAAGAAGFLIGASPQIMVDAIGDQAESYALRTFSERLWLTDEPRLHAVEETQPLVAGFVRELGDPSRASWMVISAYLRLILMTLWRTGGSEAAEQRGRGGGASILQRYRQLVEIWFRQHRPISDYARELGVTTDRLHSICCGALGRPPVQLLHERVVQEAKLRLERSARTVQEISDSLGFRDPTYFSHFFKKRTGFSPATYRDFARKTEVARSDMLSSGYSDWP